CGGCCGATGCGACCGTCGCGTTCTCCGAACACGACCAGACGCGGGTGGTCATCACGTCTCTTACACGCATGGTTGGGCCCTCCCTTCCCGATCCGATCATGTCCCCGCCCGGCGAGGGTTTCCTGCTTCAAATGCATCATTTCGGGGACAATGGCCGTCCTCGGGCGGGCGCGGTAGAGTGGGGTCCGAGGGAGGCGACCGTGCGAGTCGAAGAGCTGATGCGAAGGAAGGTGGAGACGATCACCGAAGACGGATCGGCGGAGCAGGCGCTCAAGCGCATGCGGGCGAAGAAGCTCCGACACCTGGTCGTCGTCCGCGGGAATCGGGTCGTCGGGATCGTCTCCGATCGGGACATCGCCGGTCTCCTGCTCGGGGACCTGAGAATCGACCGGACGATCGACCAGGTCATGAGCCGGGGGGTCGCCGTCGTGACGCCGCAGACCCCCGTCGAGGACGCCGCCTACGCGATGCGCCGCAAGAAGATCGGCGCCCTGCCGGTCGTCTCCGGCGATGCGCTCGTCGGGATCGTCACCGTCTCGGACCTCCTCGACCTCGTCTGCCGGAAGCTGGGAGCGGGGAAGAATCTTGTCCGCCGGCAGCCGGCGCCGAAGGCCCCGAAGAAGGCTTCCCGCCGGGTACGCTGAGACCGCCGCTCGAAGTCGGTTCCGCCCGGGGGCTCTGTCGTCTTCAATTCGCGGGACTTCGAGGCGCGGCCAGACGTGCCGGAAGACGAATCCGGCAGGCCGGCCGGCGGTGAAGGCGTACCGAGAGCGTACGTCGAGCCGCCGGCCGGCCCGTCGGACCCGTATAACGGCGCGTATGGTCCGCGCCCGCTTTATTAGATGAGTTGGTGGCGGTAGGCGAAAACCACAGCCGCGAGCTTCGTGTGCACGTCCAGCTTCTGAAGGATGCTCTGCACGTGGTTGCGCACGGTCACCGGCGCGATGAACAGCTTTTCCGCGATCGCGGACGTCGAGTAACCCTCCGCGAGACACCGGAGGATCTCCTTTTCGCGGGT
This DNA window, taken from Thermoanaerobaculia bacterium, encodes the following:
- a CDS encoding CBS domain-containing protein encodes the protein MRVEELMRRKVETITEDGSAEQALKRMRAKKLRHLVVVRGNRVVGIVSDRDIAGLLLGDLRIDRTIDQVMSRGVAVVTPQTPVEDAAYAMRRKKIGALPVVSGDALVGIVTVSDLLDLVCRKLGAGKNLVRRQPAPKAPKKASRRVR